The following are encoded together in the Bacillus sp. V2I10 genome:
- a CDS encoding NAD(P)H-dependent glycerol-3-phosphate dehydrogenase: MERIAVLGAGSWGTALSIVLADNNHEVRLWGHREELILQINETHRNQKYLPDVELSDAIKGYTDLAEALNSVNIAVLAVPTKAIREVLQDVIKVIDHKLTIVHVSKGIEPDSLLRISEIIKEEVPVNLLQDVVVLSGPSHAEEVSLRQPTTVTSSSDNLEAAELIQDLFMNQHFRVYTNPDVIGVEIGGALKNIIALAAGITDGLGYGDNAKAALITRGLAEIARLGSIMGGNPLTFSGLTGIGDLIVTCTSVHSRNWRAGNLLGKGQKLEDVLENMGMVVEGVRTTKAAYQLAQKYEVKMPITEALYDVLFNDKEVKDAVDSLMARVKTHEMEDLVNISENRS; this comes from the coding sequence ATGGAAAGAATTGCCGTTCTTGGTGCAGGCAGCTGGGGAACAGCGCTCAGTATTGTACTCGCAGATAATAATCACGAAGTAAGACTATGGGGGCATCGCGAAGAGCTGATTTTGCAAATTAATGAAACACACCGGAATCAAAAATATTTGCCTGATGTAGAGCTTTCAGATGCTATCAAAGGCTATACAGATTTAGCTGAAGCACTGAATTCAGTAAATATCGCGGTTTTGGCTGTTCCGACTAAAGCAATAAGAGAAGTTCTTCAGGATGTCATAAAAGTGATAGATCATAAATTGACGATTGTCCATGTAAGCAAAGGAATTGAGCCGGATTCCCTCCTGCGCATATCTGAAATTATTAAAGAGGAAGTGCCTGTTAACCTCCTTCAGGATGTAGTGGTTTTATCAGGGCCAAGCCATGCTGAAGAGGTGAGCTTAAGACAGCCGACAACGGTAACATCATCATCTGATAACCTTGAAGCAGCAGAGCTTATTCAGGATTTATTTATGAATCAGCATTTCAGAGTGTATACAAACCCTGATGTCATAGGGGTTGAGATTGGCGGAGCTCTGAAAAATATCATTGCACTTGCAGCAGGAATCACGGACGGTCTCGGTTACGGAGATAATGCCAAAGCTGCTCTTATTACGAGAGGCCTTGCGGAAATAGCGCGCCTTGGCAGTATAATGGGCGGAAATCCGTTAACGTTTTCGGGACTCACAGGTATAGGAGACTTAATAGTTACTTGTACAAGCGTTCACTCAAGAAACTGGAGAGCCGGCAATTTGCTTGGAAAAGGCCAAAAGCTTGAGGATGTTCTCGAAAACATGGGCATGGTCGTAGAAGGCGTCAGAACGACTAAGGCAGCCTATCAGCTTGCCCAAAAATATGAAGTGAAAATGCCGATTACAGAAGCTCTGTATGATGTCTTATTCAACGATAAAGAAGTAAAAGATGCCGTTGATTCCCTCATGGCCAGAGTGAAAACACACGAAATGGAAGATCTTGTGAATATTAGTGAAAATCGCAGCTGA